In one Lolium rigidum isolate FL_2022 chromosome 3, APGP_CSIRO_Lrig_0.1, whole genome shotgun sequence genomic region, the following are encoded:
- the LOC124695615 gene encoding protein IQ-DOMAIN 11-like, with protein sequence MANIDCKETASLKFGEAEIQFHFSKFKHKPTYEEFEEQDEKEGLPLSRSACSPLECLRQWVYTDVVKSEIPYFDRSAVPVTAASEQHQQQNSSKGWDGSTLSKEEMGAVVRSREEAAMKRVRALQYASLQNEKIGIRRQPMSRDDMDTLNQRWSWLEEWVGSHQPFDKDVPVAHQSPCRDSSYGGRRLGHSSRRSFVRARRTPGRASDVDNNDGALHHPCSPAFPGYMASTASAKAKFRSMSTPKERFAAVPSDAYSEQCFPSFADRLMSPIPSMSPMPSIASDMGFARSSTGRPPVAQRSPRVKGPMTPSRNRSRRSPSRHSFGSEAALHQMQMEQYTPIR encoded by the exons ATGGCAAACATTGATTGCAAGGAGACAGCTTCTCTCAAGTTCGGGGAAGCTGAAATCCAATTCCACTTCTCAAAATTTAAACACAAGCCCACCTATGAAGAGTTTGAAGAGCAAGACGAGAAAGAAG GCTTGCCTCTGTCTAGGAGTGCTTGTTCACCACTGGAGTGCCTACGTCAATGG GTATATACTGATGTGGTGAAAAGTGAGATCCCATATTTCGACCGCAGCGCGGTGCCAGTTACCGCTGCGTCG GAGCAACATCAGCAGCAGAACAGCAGCAAGGGGTGGGACGGCAGCACCCTGTCCAAGGAGGAGATGGGCGCCGTGGTGCGGAGCCGGGAGGAGGCCGCCATGAAGCGCGTGCGCGCGCTGCAGTACGCCTCCCTCCAGAAC GAGAAGATCGGCATCAGGAGGCAGCCCATGTCGCGGGACGACATGGACACGCTGAACCAGCGCTGGAGCTGGCTGGAGGAGTGGGTCGGCTCGCACCAGCCCTTCGACAAGGACGTCCCCGTCGCGCACCAGTCCCCCTGCCGGGac tccAGCTACGGCGGCAGGCGGCTCGGCCACTCCTCCCGGCGCTCCTTCGTGCGCGCCAGGCGCACGCCGGGGAGGGCGTCGGACGTCGACAACAACGACGGGGCGCTGCACCACCCGTGCTCGCCGGCGTTCCCGGGGTACATGGCCTCCACGGCGTCCGCCAAGGCCAAGTTCCGCTCCATGAGCACCCCCAAGGAGCGCTTCGCCGCCGTGCCGTCGGACGCCTACTCCGAGCAGTGCTTCCCGTCCTTCGCCGACCGCCTCATGTCGCCGATCCCATCCATGTCGCCCATGCCCTCCATCGCCAGCGACATGGGCTTCGCTCGCTCCAGCACCGGCAGGCCGCCCGTGGCGCAGCGGTCGCCCAGGGTCAAGGGCCCCATGACGCCGTCCAGGAACCGGTCCCGGAGGTCGCCCAGCCGACACAGCTTCGGCTCTGAAGCAGCGCTGCACCAGATGCAGATGGAGCAGTACACCCCGATTCGTTAA
- the LOC124698354 gene encoding probable diphthine methyl ester synthase: MLYIVGLGLGDERDITVRGLDAVRRCAKVYMEAYTSLLSLGLDPASLANLEKMYGKEITVADREMVEERADQMLTDAKDADVAFLVVGDPFGATTHTDLVVRAKDMGVEVKVIHNASVMNAVGICGLQLYRYGETISIPFFTETWRPDSFYEKIQNSRRLGLHTLCLLDIRVKEPTLESLCRGKKVYEPPRFMTVNTAISQLLEVEELHGGSAYGPDSLCMGVARLGSDDQKIVAGPMKKLLDVDFGAPLHCLIIVGETHPVEQEMLEFYMIK, translated from the exons ATGCTGTACATAGTCGGCCTCGGCCTCGGCGACGAGCGCGACATCACGGTACGGGGGCTCGACGCCGTCCGCCGCTGCGCCAAGGTCTACATGGAGGCCTACACCTCCCTCCTCTCCCTCGGCCTCGACCCCGCCTCGCTCGCCAACCTC GAGAAGATGTACGGGAAGGAGATCACGGTCGCCGACCGCGAGATGGTGGAGGAGCGCGCCGACCAGATGCTGACCGATGCCAAGGACGCCGACGTCGCCTTCCTCGTCGTCGGAGACCCGTTTGG GGCGACCACCCACACTGATCTGGTCGTTCGGGCCAAGGACATGGGGGTGGAAGTTAAGGTTATTCACAATGCTTCTGTCATGAACGCGGTCGGAATTTGTGGGTTGCAACTTTACCGCTACGGGGAGACCATCTCCATACCTTTCTTCACGGAGACATGGAGACCAGATAGTTTCTATGAGAAAATTCAGAACAGTCGCCGACTTGGCCTGCACACTCTTTGCCTACTAG ACATTCGTGTTAAAGAGCCAACACTCGAGTCCTTGTGCAG GGGAAAGAAAGTGTATGAACCACCACGATTTATGACTGTAAACACTGCAATAAGTCAGCTTTTGGAGGTGGAGGAACTGCATGGGGGATCTG CTTATGGCCCAGATTCACTATGTATGGGTGTAGCTCGCCTTGGAAGCGATGACCAGAAGATTGTTGCTGGCCCCATGAAGAAACTACTCGATGTTGATTTTGGAGCACCCCTTCACTGCCTCATCATAGTGGGAGAGACACATCCCGTGGAACAAGAGATGCTAGAGTTCTACATGATCAAGTAG